One window of the Ureibacillus sp. FSL W7-1570 genome contains the following:
- a CDS encoding DUF503 domain-containing protein: protein MIVYLEAEFIIPDAHSLKEKRAVLQRMITRAKQKFNVSVAEIDHQDVWQRTKIAVVAVASSRSAAEREIDQVLHFLQSNPSWELLEFSREYL from the coding sequence ATGATCGTGTATTTGGAAGCGGAATTCATCATTCCGGACGCTCATTCTTTGAAGGAAAAGCGTGCAGTTCTCCAGCGAATGATCACGAGAGCAAAGCAAAAATTTAATGTATCGGTTGCAGAAATCGATCATCAGGATGTATGGCAACGGACAAAAATTGCTGTCGTGGCCGTTGCTTCATCCCGTTCTGCAGCTGAGCGGGAAATAGACCAAGTGCTCCATTTTCTGCAATCGAATCCATCTTGGGAGCTGTTGGAGTTTTCCCGCGAGTATTTGTAA
- the rbfA gene encoding 30S ribosome-binding factor RbfA: MSLRANRVAEQMKKELGDIIGRKLKDPRVGFVTITAVEVTGDLQQATIYFTTLGTEEEKDETLKALEKAKGFIRSEIGHRIRLRRTPEITFKFDTSIEYGNKIEQLLRSIKDTDEA; encoded by the coding sequence ATGTCTCTACGTGCAAATCGTGTTGCTGAACAGATGAAAAAAGAATTGGGCGACATCATTGGCCGTAAATTGAAAGATCCCCGTGTGGGATTTGTAACCATAACAGCTGTTGAAGTCACTGGGGATCTTCAACAAGCGACAATTTATTTTACAACGTTAGGTACGGAAGAAGAGAAAGATGAAACGTTGAAAGCATTGGAAAAGGCGAAAGGTTTTATCCGTTCCGAAATCGGTCATCGCATTCGCCTTCGAAGAACACCTGAAATCACATTCAAGTTTGATACATCGATCGAATATGGAAACAAAATCGAACAATTATTGCGCTCCATCAAGGATACCGATGAAGCGTAA
- a CDS encoding PolC-type DNA polymerase III yields MENSKARERLLTLLSQLKLTEDIYMSFFEHGELNRLTVHKKKRIWNFSLKLKNILPFQVYQLFSSRLKEEFQHIAQTEISIQTENPQVTDDLISDYWMTVVERIDASPPVKKRLSCQLPTWTGSKMVLSCISEMEQLTLKSKYREIISETYACFGFPAIPVDFKLVEASEEEKLEQEKLMEQRRLEEEELARQAIIDFQNREKEKKESSSSNGHAEEGPVQIGSIIHDTEIMDIKSIVEEERRIVIEGHIFAVEVKELKSGRSLLEIKMTDYTDSILVKMFSRNNDDAEKMARLKKGMWVRVRGSVQNDTFVRELVVIANDINEIHKEPRKDTAPEGEKRVELHLHTPMSQMDAVTPVDRIVEQAAKWGHSAVAITDHAVVQAYPEAYAAGKKYGIKIIYGLEANLVDDGVPIAYEERHIKLDDATFVVFDVETTGLSTAYDVIIELAAVKIRDGKVIDKFERFANPHRPLTEKIIELTNITDDMLKDAPEVDDVIREFHEFIGDAIVVAHNASFDMGFLYAAYEKAGITGVKHPVIDTLELSRLLNPTLKNHRLNTLCKKYGIELVQHHRAIYDTEATGYLLLQLLKEAKEKGIEYHDDFNKFMGGEDSYKQSRPYHCTILVVDNAGLKNLFKLVSISHTQTFYRVPRIRRSDLMKHREGLIIGSGCSNGELFETMMNKSPEEAEAVAEFYDYIEVHPKAVYSQLIDSGTIHDEWHLEDIIRKLVKLGKKMDKPVVATGNVHYLNEHDAIYRKILVASQGGANPLNRYPLPKVHFRTTDEMIEEFAFLGEEVAKEIVVTNSQKIADMIGDVKPIKDKLYTPIIEGSDEEIKRLTYEMAHKIYGEKLPEIVEKRLEKELNSILGHGFGVVYLISAKLVKKSLEDGYLVGSRGSVGSSLVATMMEITEVNPLPPHYICPNCHYSEFFTDGSVGSGFDLPNKDCPECGTPLNKDGQDIPFETFLGFNGDKVPDIDLNFSGEYQARAHNYTKVLFGEDKVYRAGTIGTVAEKTAYGFVKGYANDNNINFRSAEIDRLVQGCTGVKRTTGQHPGGILVVPDYMDIYDFTPVQYPADAQDAEWRTTHFDFHSIHDNILKLDILGHDDPTMIRMLQDLTGIDPKTIPPDDPDVMAIFTGTESLGVTPEQILCNTGTLGIPEFGTKFVRQMLEDTKPKTFSELLKISGLSHGTDVWLGNASELIANNVCSFSEVIGCRDDIMVYLIYKGLDPSLAFKTMESVRKGKGLTEDMEKAMREHDVPDWYIESCKKIKYMFPKAHAAAYVLMAVRVAYFKVHFPLAYYCAYFSVRAEDFDLPAMIKGARAIRTRVEEINAKGLDATKKEKDLLTVLEIALEMCERGMSFKNVDLYKSKATEFVIEGNSLIPPFNAIPGLGESVAKQIVAAREEREFLSKEDLQTRGRVSKSLIEYMEQLGVLEGLPDENQLSLF; encoded by the coding sequence ATGGAAAACTCAAAAGCGAGAGAGCGTTTATTGACGCTTTTATCCCAACTGAAACTGACGGAAGATATTTACATGTCTTTCTTTGAACATGGTGAACTGAACCGATTGACGGTTCATAAGAAAAAGAGAATTTGGAATTTCTCATTGAAGCTGAAAAATATTTTACCTTTTCAAGTGTACCAACTATTCTCTTCCCGATTAAAGGAAGAATTTCAACATATTGCTCAAACGGAAATTTCGATACAGACGGAAAATCCGCAAGTAACAGATGATCTCATTTCCGATTATTGGATGACCGTCGTTGAACGCATCGACGCTTCTCCGCCTGTAAAGAAACGTCTCTCATGTCAATTGCCAACCTGGACGGGAAGCAAAATGGTTCTTTCCTGCATCTCTGAAATGGAGCAATTGACATTAAAATCGAAGTACCGGGAAATTATTTCGGAAACTTATGCTTGTTTTGGATTTCCAGCAATTCCAGTGGATTTCAAATTAGTTGAAGCATCGGAGGAAGAAAAGCTGGAGCAGGAAAAATTAATGGAACAGCGCAGGTTGGAAGAAGAAGAACTGGCCAGACAAGCCATTATAGATTTCCAAAACAGGGAAAAAGAAAAGAAAGAATCTTCGTCTTCCAACGGGCATGCTGAAGAAGGTCCGGTACAAATCGGCTCAATCATTCACGATACTGAAATTATGGATATCAAATCGATCGTTGAAGAAGAACGCCGCATCGTCATTGAGGGACATATTTTTGCTGTGGAAGTAAAAGAGTTAAAAAGCGGCCGTTCCCTTTTGGAAATCAAAATGACCGACTATACGGACTCCATCCTCGTGAAAATGTTTTCCCGCAACAATGATGATGCCGAGAAGATGGCCCGCCTGAAAAAGGGCATGTGGGTAAGGGTCAGAGGATCAGTGCAAAATGATACGTTTGTCCGTGAATTGGTCGTGATTGCAAATGATATCAATGAAATTCATAAAGAGCCGAGAAAAGACACGGCACCTGAAGGCGAAAAACGGGTGGAATTGCATTTACATACACCAATGAGCCAGATGGATGCAGTGACACCGGTGGACCGCATTGTGGAACAGGCCGCAAAGTGGGGGCATTCCGCCGTGGCAATTACGGATCATGCTGTCGTCCAAGCCTATCCGGAAGCCTATGCCGCCGGAAAAAAATATGGCATAAAAATCATTTACGGTTTGGAAGCCAACTTGGTGGATGACGGTGTTCCGATTGCTTATGAAGAACGGCATATCAAACTGGATGATGCCACTTTCGTTGTATTTGACGTGGAAACAACCGGATTATCCACTGCCTATGATGTGATTATTGAGCTCGCGGCGGTCAAAATACGCGACGGCAAAGTGATTGATAAATTCGAACGCTTTGCCAATCCGCACCGGCCGCTTACAGAAAAAATCATCGAATTGACGAATATTACGGATGACATGTTAAAGGACGCACCGGAAGTGGATGATGTGATCCGTGAATTCCATGAATTTATCGGAGATGCCATTGTGGTTGCCCACAACGCGTCCTTCGATATGGGATTTTTGTATGCAGCGTACGAAAAAGCGGGCATTACAGGGGTGAAACATCCGGTCATCGATACGTTGGAATTGTCCCGCTTATTAAATCCGACACTCAAAAATCATCGTTTGAATACATTGTGTAAAAAATACGGCATCGAACTTGTACAGCACCACCGCGCAATCTATGATACGGAAGCAACGGGCTACTTGCTGTTGCAATTATTGAAAGAAGCCAAAGAAAAAGGAATCGAATACCATGACGATTTTAATAAATTCATGGGCGGAGAAGACTCCTATAAACAATCCCGGCCTTATCACTGTACAATTTTAGTGGTGGATAATGCCGGATTAAAAAACTTGTTCAAATTGGTGTCCATTTCCCACACTCAAACATTTTACCGGGTTCCCCGCATCCGCCGTTCCGATTTGATGAAACATCGGGAGGGGCTGATTATCGGATCCGGCTGCAGCAACGGGGAATTGTTCGAGACGATGATGAACAAATCTCCGGAAGAAGCGGAAGCGGTGGCTGAATTCTATGATTATATTGAAGTTCATCCAAAAGCCGTCTATTCCCAATTGATTGACAGTGGAACAATCCATGATGAATGGCATTTGGAAGACATTATCCGCAAACTTGTGAAGCTCGGCAAAAAAATGGATAAGCCGGTGGTGGCGACCGGGAACGTCCATTATTTAAATGAACATGATGCCATTTACCGGAAGATTTTGGTGGCTTCCCAGGGAGGGGCAAATCCATTAAACCGCTATCCATTGCCGAAAGTGCATTTCCGTACAACGGATGAAATGATCGAAGAATTCGCCTTTTTGGGAGAGGAAGTGGCGAAGGAAATCGTTGTGACCAACTCCCAAAAAATTGCCGATATGATCGGCGATGTGAAACCGATCAAAGATAAATTGTACACGCCAATCATTGAAGGGTCCGATGAAGAAATTAAACGCTTGACCTATGAAATGGCGCATAAAATTTACGGCGAAAAGCTGCCGGAAATCGTGGAAAAACGGCTAGAAAAAGAATTGAACTCGATTTTGGGACACGGGTTTGGGGTGGTTTATTTAATTTCCGCAAAACTCGTGAAGAAGTCCTTGGAGGATGGATATTTGGTCGGCTCACGGGGTTCCGTCGGTTCATCCCTTGTCGCGACGATGATGGAAATTACGGAAGTCAACCCGCTGCCGCCTCATTACATCTGCCCGAACTGCCACTATTCCGAATTCTTTACGGATGGTTCGGTCGGTTCAGGATTTGACTTGCCGAACAAGGATTGCCCTGAGTGCGGTACGCCTTTGAACAAGGACGGACAGGATATTCCATTCGAAACGTTCCTTGGATTCAACGGGGATAAAGTTCCGGATATTGACTTGAACTTCTCCGGGGAATACCAGGCGCGGGCCCACAACTATACGAAAGTCTTGTTCGGGGAAGATAAAGTCTACCGCGCGGGAACAATTGGTACCGTTGCGGAAAAAACCGCTTACGGCTTCGTAAAAGGTTATGCGAATGACAATAATATCAATTTCCGTTCGGCGGAAATTGACCGTTTAGTGCAAGGCTGCACCGGTGTCAAACGGACGACCGGCCAGCATCCGGGCGGTATTCTTGTTGTTCCTGATTATATGGATATTTACGACTTCACTCCGGTGCAATATCCTGCCGATGCCCAGGATGCGGAATGGCGTACGACCCATTTCGACTTCCATTCAATCCACGACAACATTTTGAAATTGGATATTCTGGGACATGATGATCCGACAATGATCCGCATGCTGCAAGATTTGACGGGCATCGATCCTAAAACGATTCCACCGGATGACCCTGATGTCATGGCCATCTTCACAGGAACGGAATCTTTGGGCGTGACGCCTGAACAAATTTTATGCAATACGGGAACTTTAGGTATTCCGGAATTTGGAACGAAATTTGTCCGTCAAATGTTGGAGGACACAAAACCGAAAACCTTCTCTGAGTTGTTAAAAATTTCAGGCCTATCCCATGGTACGGATGTATGGCTTGGAAATGCCAGCGAATTAATCGCAAATAATGTATGTTCCTTCTCAGAAGTCATCGGTTGTCGTGACGACATCATGGTGTACTTAATTTATAAAGGATTGGATCCTTCGCTCGCTTTCAAAACGATGGAGTCGGTCCGTAAAGGGAAAGGCTTGACGGAAGATATGGAAAAAGCGATGAGGGAACATGATGTGCCTGACTGGTATATTGAATCATGCAAAAAAATCAAGTACATGTTCCCGAAAGCCCACGCAGCCGCCTATGTATTAATGGCTGTCCGCGTGGCATACTTTAAAGTCCATTTCCCTCTTGCCTATTATTGCGCTTATTTCTCCGTGCGTGCCGAAGACTTTGACTTGCCGGCGATGATAAAAGGGGCCAGAGCGATCCGCACGAGAGTCGAAGAAATTAACGCAAAAGGCTTGGATGCAACGAAAAAAGAAAAAGATTTATTGACCGTTCTTGAAATAGCCCTTGAAATGTGCGAAAGAGGCATGAGCTTCAAAAATGTGGATTTGTACAAATCGAAAGCCACAGAATTCGTCATTGAAGGGAATTCCCTCATTCCGCCTTTCAATGCGATCCCTGGTTTGGGGGAAAGTGTGGCGAAACAAATTGTGGCGGCAAGGGAAGAAAGGGAGTTTTTATCGAAAGAAGATTTGCAAACACGGGGCCGCGTTTCCAAATCTTTGATTGAATACATGGAGCAATTGGGCGTGTTGGAAGGTCTGCCTGATGAAAATCAGCTGTCTTTATTCTAA
- a CDS encoding YlxQ family RNA-binding protein, translating to MNKEKILQLLGLATRARKVVTGEELVIKEIQKGNAKLVILSSDASQNSRKKIQDKCTHYNVEFHSFSDRYELGHAIGKEKRVVIAITDQGFAKKLSSLLNEN from the coding sequence ATGAATAAAGAAAAGATTTTGCAGCTTCTGGGATTGGCGACGAGAGCGCGGAAAGTCGTTACCGGTGAAGAATTGGTGATCAAAGAAATTCAAAAGGGCAATGCGAAGTTAGTCATTCTTTCTTCGGATGCATCCCAAAATTCAAGAAAAAAAATTCAAGATAAATGTACGCATTACAACGTTGAATTCCATTCGTTCAGCGATCGTTATGAGCTGGGACATGCGATTGGCAAAGAAAAACGGGTAGTGATTGCCATTACCGACCAGGGATTTGCCAAAAAGCTGTCCAGTCTGCTCAACGAAAATTAA
- the rimP gene encoding ribosome maturation factor RimP gives MSKITSTVEQLVTPILEELNLELVDIEFVKEGRAWFLRVYIDTPQGGIDIDQCALVSERLSALLDEKDPIEQNYYLEVSSPGAERPLKKESDFEKAIGKYVYIKTYEPIEGMKEFYGYLKSNSEDSLEIEVRIKTRNVLIKIGKEKIAKARLAIDFSSN, from the coding sequence ATGAGCAAAATTACTTCTACAGTAGAACAGCTGGTCACACCGATCTTAGAGGAATTGAATCTTGAATTAGTGGATATTGAGTTTGTGAAAGAGGGACGCGCTTGGTTCCTCCGTGTATATATCGATACTCCTCAAGGTGGAATTGATATTGACCAATGTGCACTTGTCAGCGAGCGATTGAGTGCCTTGTTGGATGAAAAGGACCCTATAGAACAAAACTATTATTTAGAAGTTTCCTCTCCTGGTGCGGAACGCCCATTGAAGAAAGAATCCGATTTTGAGAAAGCCATTGGCAAATACGTATATATCAAAACGTATGAGCCGATTGAAGGCATGAAAGAGTTCTATGGTTACTTGAAATCCAACAGCGAAGATAGCCTGGAAATTGAAGTTCGCATAAAAACACGCAATGTTCTTATAAAAATCGGAAAAGAAAAGATTGCCAAAGCTCGCCTGGCAATCGATTTTTCATCAAATTAA
- the truB gene encoding tRNA pseudouridine(55) synthase TruB, producing MDGILPLWKERGLTSHDCVFQLRKILKTKKIGHTGTLDPEVEGVLPICIGQATKISEYLMEAGKTYEAEVSIGRSTTTEDAEGDTVEEDSSHKKISRKQLLQALSQLTGEIEQIPPMYSAVKVNGMKLYEYARKGIEVERPRRKVTIYELELLDDREMFEGQEIKFKIRVKCSKGTYIRTLAVQIGELLGYPSHMSSLVRTASGSFMKNECATIREVENAVEEGTIEQLILPIEKALSSYPFIEMDASNEKQICNGQILKVHSLLKKSGKIVFTRNGKAIAVYREHPTKPGLMKPDKMFPNNL from the coding sequence GTGGATGGTATTTTGCCATTATGGAAAGAAAGAGGTTTAACGAGCCACGACTGCGTGTTTCAACTTCGAAAAATATTGAAAACCAAAAAAATTGGACATACCGGAACCCTTGATCCGGAAGTGGAAGGGGTTTTGCCAATTTGCATTGGACAAGCGACTAAAATATCTGAATATTTGATGGAGGCTGGCAAAACTTACGAAGCGGAAGTGTCAATCGGACGTTCCACAACTACGGAAGATGCTGAAGGAGATACGGTGGAAGAAGATAGCAGTCATAAGAAAATTTCAAGGAAGCAATTGCTTCAAGCGCTATCCCAATTGACCGGTGAAATTGAACAAATTCCCCCAATGTATTCAGCGGTGAAAGTGAATGGCATGAAACTTTATGAATATGCCCGGAAAGGGATTGAAGTTGAACGTCCTCGAAGAAAAGTGACCATTTACGAATTGGAGCTGCTCGATGATCGGGAAATGTTTGAAGGGCAAGAAATTAAGTTCAAAATACGGGTGAAGTGCAGCAAAGGCACGTATATCCGAACGCTGGCGGTACAAATCGGGGAACTGCTGGGCTACCCTAGCCATATGTCTTCCCTTGTGCGAACGGCTTCAGGGAGTTTTATGAAAAACGAGTGTGCCACAATCCGTGAAGTTGAAAATGCTGTGGAAGAAGGTACCATTGAACAGCTGATTCTTCCCATTGAAAAAGCCCTATCTTCTTATCCATTCATTGAAATGGATGCATCCAATGAAAAGCAAATTTGTAATGGACAAATCTTAAAAGTCCATTCATTATTAAAAAAGAGCGGTAAAATTGTATTTACCCGCAACGGGAAGGCGATTGCTGTATATAGAGAACATCCGACAAAACCTGGGCTGATGAAACCAGATAAGATGTTTCCAAATAATCTTTAG
- a CDS encoding YlxR family protein, with translation MPTKRKVPLRRCVVTGEMFPKKELLRVVRSKDGEVSVDPTGKKSGRGAYISKSEEAVEKARSKKILERHLEVKIPDEIYDELIRLIRREQLFKNE, from the coding sequence GTGCCAACGAAAAGAAAAGTTCCATTACGCCGCTGTGTTGTAACAGGTGAAATGTTTCCAAAAAAAGAATTGCTTCGCGTTGTCCGCTCCAAAGACGGTGAAGTATCAGTGGATCCGACTGGAAAAAAGTCCGGTCGTGGCGCATATATTTCCAAATCTGAAGAAGCGGTGGAAAAAGCCCGCAGCAAAAAGATTTTAGAACGCCATTTAGAAGTGAAAATACCGGATGAAATTTACGATGAGCTAATACGGCTTATTCGCAGGGAGCAGCTTTTCAAAAATGAATAA
- the infB gene encoding translation initiation factor IF-2, translated as MTKLRVHEYAKKVNRPSKEVIEELKKLNINVSNHMSTLDGEAVAKLDAVFNKNANEAPAKKNGGQQHKSKQPQNKDAKKHEHPAKPKEDQDEVQVSFEKIKRNKVAKDQEPVQQQAKHKGNQKKKPGIHGGKRRQPKQQQPQQPVQKELPEKITFYESLTVAELAKKLNREPSEIIKKLFMLGVMATINQSLDKDAIELVCADYGVEVEEEIRIDKTDLNVYFEEEDPEDALVERPPVVTIMGHVDHGKTTTLDAIRHTRVTEAEAGGITQHIGAYQVDINGKKITFLDTPGHEAFTTMRARGAQVTDIVVIVVAADDGVMPQTVEAINHAKAANVPIIVAVNKIDKPTANPDRVMQELTEYGLVPEDWGGDTIFVPISALKGEGIDQLLEMILLVAEVSELKANPNRRAIGTVIEARLDKGRGSVATLLVQNGTLRIGDPIVVGNTFGRVRAMVNDLGRRVKEATPATPVEITGLHEVPQAGDKFVVFEDEKTAREIGEARAQMALQASRAQKSRITLDNLFEQMSQGDIKELNLIIKADVQGSVEALASSFMKINVEGVNVKIIHTGVGAITESDISLAAASNAIVIGFNVRPDVNAKRAAEQEGVEIRLHRIIYKAIEEIEAAMKGLLDPEYEEKIIGQAEVRQTIKISKVGTIAGSYVTDGKVTRDAGVRVIRNGIVIYEGELASLKRFKDDVKEVMRGFECGMQIKNFNDIKEGDIIEAFVMEEIERK; from the coding sequence ATGACCAAATTGAGAGTTCATGAATATGCCAAAAAAGTGAATCGACCAAGTAAAGAAGTCATTGAAGAATTAAAAAAATTAAATATAAATGTTTCGAATCATATGTCTACGCTTGACGGAGAAGCGGTTGCGAAACTGGATGCGGTTTTTAACAAAAATGCGAATGAAGCGCCTGCCAAAAAAAATGGCGGACAACAACATAAATCAAAACAGCCGCAAAACAAAGATGCAAAGAAACATGAACATCCTGCAAAACCAAAAGAAGATCAGGATGAAGTGCAAGTTTCCTTTGAAAAAATTAAGCGAAATAAAGTTGCCAAAGATCAAGAACCGGTTCAACAACAGGCTAAACATAAAGGAAACCAAAAGAAAAAGCCTGGCATTCATGGCGGAAAACGCCGTCAACCGAAACAACAACAGCCGCAGCAACCGGTTCAAAAAGAGCTTCCAGAAAAAATCACTTTCTACGAATCTTTAACGGTGGCGGAACTGGCGAAAAAATTAAACCGTGAACCTTCCGAAATCATCAAAAAGCTCTTTATGCTTGGTGTGATGGCGACAATCAACCAATCTCTTGACAAAGATGCCATCGAATTGGTTTGTGCGGATTATGGCGTGGAAGTCGAAGAAGAAATTCGCATTGATAAGACGGATTTAAATGTTTACTTTGAAGAAGAAGATCCGGAAGATGCATTGGTGGAACGTCCACCTGTCGTAACCATCATGGGTCACGTCGATCACGGGAAAACGACAACCTTGGATGCCATCCGCCATACGAGAGTGACAGAAGCGGAAGCTGGAGGTATAACGCAGCATATCGGTGCATACCAAGTAGATATTAATGGAAAGAAAATCACTTTCCTTGATACACCAGGGCACGAAGCGTTCACAACAATGCGCGCAAGAGGTGCGCAAGTTACCGACATCGTTGTCATCGTTGTTGCGGCAGATGACGGTGTCATGCCTCAGACAGTGGAGGCGATCAACCATGCCAAAGCCGCAAATGTGCCAATCATTGTCGCAGTCAACAAAATCGACAAACCAACAGCAAATCCGGACCGCGTCATGCAGGAATTGACGGAATATGGTCTAGTTCCGGAAGACTGGGGCGGCGATACAATCTTTGTTCCAATCTCAGCCTTGAAAGGTGAAGGAATCGACCAATTGTTGGAAATGATCCTGCTTGTTGCGGAAGTTTCTGAATTGAAAGCAAATCCTAACCGCCGGGCAATTGGTACGGTCATTGAAGCCCGCCTGGATAAAGGCCGCGGTTCTGTAGCCACATTGTTGGTTCAAAATGGTACGTTGCGCATCGGCGATCCGATCGTTGTCGGTAATACATTTGGCCGCGTTCGTGCAATGGTGAATGATTTGGGACGCCGCGTAAAAGAAGCTACGCCTGCAACGCCTGTTGAAATCACAGGATTGCACGAAGTACCTCAAGCGGGAGATAAATTCGTTGTATTCGAAGATGAAAAAACGGCCCGTGAAATCGGGGAAGCCCGTGCACAAATGGCGCTTCAGGCAAGCCGTGCCCAAAAATCACGCATCACTTTGGATAACTTGTTTGAACAAATGTCCCAAGGCGATATCAAAGAATTGAATTTGATCATCAAAGCGGACGTGCAAGGATCTGTGGAAGCTTTGGCTTCTTCATTTATGAAAATCAATGTGGAAGGTGTAAATGTTAAAATCATCCACACTGGCGTAGGTGCGATTACAGAGTCTGACATCAGCCTTGCTGCGGCGTCCAATGCCATCGTCATCGGCTTCAACGTCCGTCCAGACGTCAACGCAAAACGTGCCGCAGAACAAGAAGGCGTGGAAATCCGCCTGCACCGCATCATCTACAAAGCGATCGAAGAAATTGAAGCAGCCATGAAAGGTTTGCTTGATCCGGAATATGAAGAAAAAATCATCGGTCAAGCGGAAGTTCGTCAAACAATTAAAATTTCAAAAGTGGGTACAATTGCAGGTTCATACGTTACAGACGGCAAAGTGACACGCGATGCCGGTGTACGTGTCATCCGAAATGGAATTGTGATTTACGAAGGGGAACTTGCATCGCTAAAACGCTTCAAAGATGATGTCAAAGAAGTCATGAGAGGCTTCGAGTGCGGTATGCAAATCAAAAACTTCAACGATATCAAAGAGGGCGACATCATCGAAGCCTTCGTTATGGAAGAAATTGAGCGCAAATGA
- the nusA gene encoding transcription termination factor NusA, which yields MSSELLDALNALEQQKGISREILVEAIEAALVTAYKRNFNQAQNVRVDFNQETGEIKVFSRKEVVEEVEDPRLQISLEEARKINSVYEPGDIVEQEVTPRNFGRIAAQTAKQVVTQRVREAERSVIYEEFVDRTDDIVNGIIERRDARNIYINLGKVEAALPLNEQIPGEEYKPQQRIRVYITKVEKTTRGPQIIVSRTHPGLLRRLFEMEVPEIYEGIVEIKSIAREAGDRSKISVYAHDPEVDAVGACVGTKGARVQAIVNELNGEKIDIVEWSEDPVVFVANALSPSKVLDVIVNEEEKSTTVIVPDYQLSLAIGKRGQNARLAAKLTGWKIDIKSESDARELGIYPNENSPFIEIESDNQEEEPSFDPIDYDLYQDVDGDEE from the coding sequence ATGAGCAGTGAATTACTAGATGCTTTAAATGCTCTGGAACAGCAAAAAGGCATTTCAAGGGAAATATTGGTGGAAGCGATCGAAGCTGCACTGGTTACCGCATATAAACGCAACTTCAATCAAGCGCAAAATGTACGTGTTGATTTTAATCAAGAAACAGGAGAAATCAAAGTTTTCTCAAGAAAAGAAGTTGTGGAGGAAGTGGAAGATCCACGCCTGCAAATTTCATTGGAAGAGGCCAGAAAAATCAACAGTGTTTATGAACCTGGCGATATTGTTGAACAAGAAGTGACTCCCCGCAACTTCGGACGGATTGCTGCGCAAACGGCAAAACAAGTTGTGACCCAACGCGTACGTGAAGCGGAAAGAAGCGTCATTTATGAGGAATTTGTCGATCGCACAGATGATATCGTCAATGGAATCATTGAGCGGAGAGATGCGCGAAATATCTATATCAATCTTGGAAAAGTGGAAGCCGCTTTGCCTTTAAATGAACAAATTCCAGGGGAAGAGTACAAACCACAACAACGCATTCGCGTCTACATTACAAAAGTGGAAAAAACGACTCGCGGACCGCAAATCATCGTTTCCCGCACACATCCAGGGTTGCTTCGAAGATTGTTTGAAATGGAAGTGCCGGAAATTTATGAAGGAATTGTGGAGATAAAATCCATCGCCCGTGAAGCCGGGGATCGTTCCAAAATCTCAGTTTACGCGCACGATCCGGAAGTGGATGCCGTTGGTGCATGTGTTGGTACGAAAGGGGCACGGGTACAAGCGATCGTCAATGAATTAAATGGCGAGAAAATTGATATTGTGGAATGGTCAGAAGATCCGGTAGTCTTTGTTGCCAATGCATTGAGTCCATCCAAAGTGTTGGATGTCATTGTGAATGAAGAAGAGAAATCCACAACTGTCATCGTTCCGGATTATCAGCTTTCATTAGCGATTGGTAAACGGGGACAAAACGCGCGACTTGCAGCAAAATTGACAGGCTGGAAAATTGATATTAAAAGTGAATCCGATGCTCGGGAATTAGGAATTTACCCGAATGAAAACAGTCCTTTCATCGAAATCGAAAGCGACAATCAGGAAGAAGAACCTTCTTTTGATCCAATTGATTACGACCTATATCAAGATGTCGATGGTGATGAAGAATAA